The stretch of DNA CCTTCTTCAAAACGCATATTTGCCTGCAGACTCATATGCCACTTTCCTTCTTTTTCCAAATCATTACCCATCACGGTTTCCAATTTGCCATCAGGATATTGTTTCAATACATATTGGATGGAACCCCTTCCTCCTCCTTCTACGCCAGGTGCCCCAATTTTCGTTCTCGATGTTTCCATGCTTAATTCCATATCTCCCAAAGGCTTAAACTTAAAGATCATTCCTACTCCGCCCCTATATTTTCCGGGACCACCGGAGTCTGTTCTCATCCCATAGTGTTGCCAATAAACAGGATGAGCCATTTCCGCAACCTCTGCAGACATAAGCAACGCATTGACGATATGTGGATCATTTGCAGCGTTCATTCCATCGTGTTCAGAGGTAGCTCCCCAACCGCCAGAAGGTAAATCTGACACAAGCATTGGCAAGCCGGTTTCCGGATCTTTGACAGAAGCAATATACCAGTTGCATTCGCCGTAAGTAGAACCAATTGCTTTTTTGGGATCAATTTTGGATAACGCCATCCACACTGATGTCGCGATCTTTGTTGCAGTATGCGTGGTTGACCCTATTGTGGGGTGAGGCCACCGCGCATTCAACCAACAACCCTCAGGCACTTTGATATCTATACAATCATAAATCCCTTCATTAATAGGTAAACCCGGTGCCAGCATACCTATTGAGGAATATAAAACTGCACCATGTGTATTTGCCAGCGGGGAATTTATCGCGCCTTCTACCAGTGGATCTGTCCCCTTAAAATCTACGGTTAATTGATCTCCTTTTATAGTTATTTTGGTCTTAATAGCTACGGACTTTTCGCGGACTCCATCGGTTTCCGCAAAGTCTACTCCTTCATATTCACCGTCTGGTAATTTTTCAATTATTGAACGAAATACATATTTTGTATACTCCCTAATTTCCTTCATAGCTATCTTCACTGTCTCTACATCAAATCTTTCAATCAATTTTACCATTTCCATTTGCGCAACTCCACAGGCGCCAATTTGGGCCATGAAATCGCCTTCAACTCCCTGAGGCGCTCTCACTTGATTCTTAACTAATTCAACAAATTCTTTATTTATTTTGCCTTTTTCTACGAGCTTCATGGGAAATATTCTAAATCCCTCTGTTGCTATATGGGTACCCCAGGCTTGGCTGCCTACTCCTCCTCCACCCATATCAACCCAGTGTGCACGTGCACACGCATATCCCATAATCTCTCCTTTATAATACATAGGTGCAACACATGTCACATCCGGTGTATGAGTACCACCTGCATAGGGATCATTAATTATGACTACATCGCCTTCATCAAGCTTCGGAAATTTAGCCACACAAGCTTTAGTGCTAAAACTCATTGCTCCCAAATGAATTGGACACCCGGCATATTGGCCAATCAGATTTGTCTCCGCATCATAGATCGAAACCGAAAAGTCGGCAATATCATAGATGTAAGCGTAAAATAAGCCCCACCTCGTAAACAGGGTAGGGCACGACTTAAACTATTTATTGTTTACTCGACAAGTCGAAGGCAAAGCAACCGACCAGGGAAGTAGCTCATCTAGGGCATTTCGGTTTTCGATATCTATATTGGGAAGCCTTTCAAAAAGATATTGCAGATAGCTAAACGGATTTAAGCCATTTTCCTTAGCCGATTCAACAATGCTGTAAATCGTTGCACTGGCATTGGCGCCACGCGGGGTGTTGGCAAATAGCCAATTTTTGCGTCCGATCACAAACGGTTTAATCGAACGCTCACTTCGATTGTTATCCAGCTCCAGTCGTCCGTCTTGCAGGAAGGCTGCGAGCTTGTTCCATTGGTTGTGGCAGTAATGAATAGCTTGACCAAAAGCGCTTTTAGGCAGCACTCTAGGACTTTGGTATTTTAGCCATGCTGAAAAAGCCTCTAGCAATGGACGGCTGCGCTCTTGGCGGGCTACATGGCGTTCCTCGGGAGTGGCCTCGCGAAGCTCATGTTCTATAGCAAAAAGTCGGTTGCAGAAATTCAGCCCCTCTTTGGCGGCTACTACTGCACCGCGCTGTTCAGCTGGTAAGGCTTTTAGCGCTTCATCAAACTTACGCCGGGCATGGGCCCAGCATCCAACCAGAGTCACGTCCGGCAATCCATTGTAACCGGCATAGCCGTCTACATGCAAGTAACCCTTGAAGCCGGCTAAGAACCGGCGCGGATGCTTGCTTGCCCGGGTCGTTTGGTAGTCGTAAAGAACCATTGCCGGCCCTGCCCGCCCGGTACGGTATAGCCATATGTAAGAGGTGCTTCCTGCTGACCGGCCTTGTTCATGCAGCACCTGCAGAGTAGTCTCATCGGCATGCAGGATATCTTGTTTCAACAGATGCTCATGCATCCTATCGTAAAGTGGGCGAAGCCATCTGTTGGCACCCTGGAGCATCCAATTGGCCAAGGTCTGACGGGACAGCCCTATTCCAAGACGGGCCAATTGCTGTTCCTGACGATAAAGCGGCATACCTTCAACATACTTTTGGGTCATGATGTGGGCCATAGCGGAAGGGGAAACCAGACTCCCCGGCAGTACAGGCGCCGGCATAGGTGCAGTCACGATAGGGGTTTTGGTGTCTTTTTGTTCGCAGCGGCGGCAAGCGTAGACGTGACGTACATGTCTGACGACACTTACCTGGGCCGGAATAATCTTAAGCTCTTGCCTGACCTCGGTGCTCATTTCATGTAATGGTCCACCGCAACATGAACATACCTGCTCTTGGGCAGGTAGATAGTAGTCGATGGTTTCCACCGGCAAATCTTCCAGCAGCTGCTCACGGTGTCCCTGTTTCTTACGGCGGCGGTAGGTAATTTCCTCAACGCTAGGTTCCTCTGAAGGCGGTTTAGCTTCTATTTCGGGCTCATTAAAAAACTGCAGCTGTAATTGCTCCGGTTGGCTCTGTTCACTGGAGCGACCGAAACGACGCTGTTGGCTTAGACGAAACTGTTCTTCAAACCATCTGACTTTAGCCATTAATTCAGCATTTTTTTGCTCCAACTCAGTGCATTTATTTTGAAGTTCTTCAACTATTTTAGCTGTGCTGTTCATATGGTTAATATTCGATATATAACCATGAAAACCCTTTAAAATCAAGGATTTATCCCATGTTTTTAGTCATAAAATTGTTCTTGCCGTAACCTCGGGATGGGCTTGCTGTTGATTGAGCGATAGACCATCCAATAGCCAACGTAACTCACGGTGGCTAACAGATGTAACCGTTCCCGCACTATCTTTGGCCGGCCATTGAAACTTTCCTTTCTCCAGCCGGCGATAATGAAGCCAAAAACCATTATGCTCCCACTGGAGGATCTTGAGTTTATCGCGTTTCCGGTTACAGAACACAAAGATGCAGGTAGAGAACGGGTCCAGTGCAAATGCTTCTTTTACTAAAACCGCCAATCCGTCAATTGATTTACGCAAGTCGGTGCTGCCGCAGGCCAGGTAAACCCGTTCCAGGCCAGTGTTGGTCAGCATACTTTAAGTGTTTGCACTACTTCTTTGAGTAATGCCGGATTAAAGCCAGGTTGCACTTCTATAACCGCAGGACCTACTTTAATCAATAATCCGTTTCCGGTGGGGTCGGACTCATTTATCTCCACTGACACCCACTGCGTCTGCGTAATTGATGGATTCTCTGCGGATTTAATCTTTTTTAGCCAATACCATAGTTGATTAGGTCTTATATTATGGGCTGCGCACC from Desulfoscipio gibsoniae DSM 7213 encodes:
- a CDS encoding hydantoinase B/oxoprolinase family protein; its protein translation is MFTRWGLFYAYIYDIADFSVSIYDAETNLIGQYAGCPIHLGAMSFSTKACVAKFPKLDEGDVVIINDPYAGGTHTPDVTCVAPMYYKGEIMGYACARAHWVDMGGGGVGSQAWGTHIATEGFRIFPMKLVEKGKINKEFVELVKNQVRAPQGVEGDFMAQIGACGVAQMEMVKLIERFDVETVKIAMKEIREYTKYVFRSIIEKLPDGEYEGVDFAETDGVREKSVAIKTKITIKGDQLTVDFKGTDPLVEGAINSPLANTHGAVLYSSIGMLAPGLPINEGIYDCIDIKVPEGCWLNARWPHPTIGSTTHTATKIATSVWMALSKIDPKKAIGSTYGECNWYIASVKDPETGLPMLVSDLPSGGWGATSEHDGMNAANDPHIVNALLMSAEVAEMAHPVYWQHYGMRTDSGGPGKYRGGVGMIFKFKPLGDMELSMETSRTKIGAPGVEGGGRGSIQYVLKQYPDGKLETVMGNDLEKEGKWHMSLQANMRFEEGTSFVLLTSGGGGYGDPLERDPEKVLQDVIDQYVSIEGARKDYGVVIDPKTMAIDYEETMTLRKQLSMSEEFKQYIQGVRKDYLLLQSIL
- the tnpC gene encoding IS66 family transposase, whose amino-acid sequence is MNSTAKIVEELQNKCTELEQKNAELMAKVRWFEEQFRLSQQRRFGRSSEQSQPEQLQLQFFNEPEIEAKPPSEEPSVEEITYRRRKKQGHREQLLEDLPVETIDYYLPAQEQVCSCCGGPLHEMSTEVRQELKIIPAQVSVVRHVRHVYACRRCEQKDTKTPIVTAPMPAPVLPGSLVSPSAMAHIMTQKYVEGMPLYRQEQQLARLGIGLSRQTLANWMLQGANRWLRPLYDRMHEHLLKQDILHADETTLQVLHEQGRSAGSTSYIWLYRTGRAGPAMVLYDYQTTRASKHPRRFLAGFKGYLHVDGYAGYNGLPDVTLVGCWAHARRKFDEALKALPAEQRGAVVAAKEGLNFCNRLFAIEHELREATPEERHVARQERSRPLLEAFSAWLKYQSPRVLPKSAFGQAIHYCHNQWNKLAAFLQDGRLELDNNRSERSIKPFVIGRKNWLFANTPRGANASATIYSIVESAKENGLNPFSYLQYLFERLPNIDIENRNALDELLPWSVALPSTCRVNNK
- the tnpB gene encoding IS66 family insertion sequence element accessory protein TnpB (TnpB, as the term is used for proteins encoded by IS66 family insertion elements, is considered an accessory protein, since TnpC, encoded by a neighboring gene, is a DDE family transposase.), with the protein product MLTNTGLERVYLACGSTDLRKSIDGLAVLVKEAFALDPFSTCIFVFCNRKRDKLKILQWEHNGFWLHYRRLEKGKFQWPAKDSAGTVTSVSHRELRWLLDGLSLNQQQAHPEVTARTIL
- the tnpA gene encoding IS66 family insertion sequence element accessory protein TnpA gives rise to the protein MAKSELRQEWETRIADFRASGQSGAAWCAAHNIRPNQLWYWLKKIKSAENPSITQTQWVSVEINESDPTGNGLLIKVGPAVIEVQPGFNPALLKEVVQTLKVC